From Candidatus Aramenus sp. CH1, the proteins below share one genomic window:
- a CDS encoding metallophosphoesterase, translated as MGLFKRGDSSNNIGKIKILFTTDLHGSETAFRKFLNAGLMLKADFLIIGGDLAGKALVPIVDIGNGKYRVLDREVGKEGLGEVIKGFKNDGTYYTFVDQKGYELLNEDKRSLDEAFAKAINERLMEWDSIAEEKLKGTSVKVYANLGNDDPLSLFDVIKSSQRFVKVEEEVINLNGYEMISYGYVNPTPWNTFREMNEEELYSKLKSYVGKLDRPERTILNLHAPPYGTNLDNAPLLDNNLKPVVKGGDVVMTHVGSKAIRKVIEEYQPLLGIHGHIHESRAFDKVGKTLIINPGSEYSNGLLHASYILIEGDKVKAHQFIVG; from the coding sequence ATGGGTTTATTCAAACGAGGAGATAGTTCTAACAATATCGGAAAAATAAAAATACTTTTTACCACTGATCTCCATGGCTCGGAGACAGCGTTTAGGAAGTTCCTTAATGCTGGACTAATGCTTAAGGCGGACTTCTTAATCATAGGAGGAGATTTGGCAGGAAAGGCGCTGGTGCCGATAGTGGACATAGGAAACGGTAAGTACAGAGTCCTGGATAGAGAAGTGGGGAAAGAGGGATTGGGAGAGGTGATAAAGGGGTTCAAGAATGACGGCACTTACTACACGTTTGTAGACCAGAAAGGATATGAGCTACTGAACGAAGACAAGAGGTCGTTGGACGAGGCATTTGCCAAGGCCATTAACGAGAGGCTGATGGAGTGGGACTCAATAGCTGAGGAAAAACTAAAGGGGACAAGCGTGAAGGTATACGCAAACCTGGGCAACGATGACCCACTGAGCCTATTTGACGTCATAAAGTCTAGTCAAAGGTTCGTCAAGGTCGAGGAAGAGGTGATTAACTTAAACGGCTACGAGATGATCTCTTACGGCTACGTTAACCCCACCCCTTGGAACACGTTTAGGGAAATGAACGAGGAGGAGCTCTACTCAAAGCTCAAGTCATACGTGGGAAAGCTGGATAGACCGGAGCGCACGATACTCAACCTCCACGCTCCTCCCTACGGCACAAACTTAGATAACGCTCCCCTGCTCGACAACAACTTAAAGCCAGTGGTGAAGGGCGGAGACGTTGTGATGACCCACGTAGGCTCAAAGGCTATAAGGAAGGTAATTGAGGAGTACCAGCCCCTCTTGGGAATTCACGGACATATACACGAGTCAAGGGCCTTCGACAAGGTCGGGAAGACCTTAATAATTAACCCAGGGAGCGAGTACAGCAACGGGCTCCTTCACGCGTCCTATATACTAATTGAGGGCGACAAGGTCAAGGCCCACCAGTTCATAGTGGGCTAA
- a CDS encoding APC family permease yields the protein MTRFVRKSSGLVREIGAKDAFSMNFSFLGPAAGVAYPLGFAAVLLGSNWLVATIIGAFIMLPVTFLYYYLSTVIPRSGGDYVYISRILGPRIGMIQAIANLFVFSVGVPILAQLELPLVLEPSLQILGVTFHDSGLVSFAQNLSFSNESSPIFFGLTVVIIAFASMVSMLRTKVFASVVTWFTAVQIVGTAVMIVGILSVRDYASAFNSVSASYGGSTYSSLTEQVGPFDLLQTLVLMSAIASFLYLYNNAPTFFGGEVKSPKRSMFYGQIVSYVVSAVMAILLVFGLQYVIGEGFYDYTGVNGWTTSSGNGIPIAPTSLLSYVAIPFLSNPTVIVVMVLSAITWYILYAILNVAIPSRTLFSMSFDWLAPSFFSKVSERLRTPVYSVLFVFLAALFFDYLEIYQGFSVGVLSDIVIYIVYQYFIAAIAAVVLGRKRMYGVDEKLGRKLVIAGSLSAVCLALPAILLIGYGVYYAPFGSEIFSGNEVLNLSILVGLPIAALAIFESVKRVRMKQGIDISLTFKEIPPE from the coding sequence ATGACTAGATTCGTTAGAAAGTCGTCTGGATTAGTCAGGGAAATAGGGGCTAAGGACGCTTTTTCGATGAACTTCTCGTTTTTAGGGCCAGCAGCTGGCGTGGCGTATCCCCTGGGTTTCGCGGCTGTTCTCCTTGGCTCCAACTGGCTAGTCGCAACGATTATCGGGGCGTTTATAATGCTGCCAGTGACCTTCCTTTACTATTACCTCTCAACCGTTATTCCGAGGAGCGGAGGCGATTACGTTTACATTTCTAGGATACTGGGGCCTAGGATTGGGATGATCCAGGCTATAGCTAACTTGTTTGTCTTCTCTGTTGGCGTCCCAATCCTAGCACAACTAGAGCTCCCATTGGTTCTAGAGCCGTCCCTACAGATCTTGGGAGTTACTTTCCACGACAGTGGACTAGTGTCGTTTGCCCAAAACCTCTCCTTTAGCAATGAGAGTTCTCCCATCTTCTTTGGCTTAACGGTAGTCATAATTGCCTTTGCCTCCATGGTGTCTATGCTGAGGACGAAGGTCTTTGCCTCCGTTGTAACTTGGTTTACGGCTGTGCAAATAGTGGGCACTGCTGTGATGATAGTGGGAATCCTTTCCGTGAGGGACTACGCCAGCGCCTTTAACTCAGTCTCTGCCTCCTACGGAGGTTCCACTTACTCCTCTTTGACTGAACAAGTAGGTCCGTTCGACCTTCTGCAGACTTTAGTCTTGATGTCGGCAATAGCCTCTTTCCTTTACCTCTACAACAACGCGCCGACCTTCTTTGGAGGGGAGGTTAAGAGCCCCAAGAGGTCCATGTTCTACGGGCAAATAGTGTCCTACGTAGTTTCCGCAGTGATGGCGATACTTCTCGTCTTTGGGCTACAGTACGTTATAGGGGAGGGGTTCTACGACTACACGGGAGTCAACGGTTGGACTACCTCCAGCGGAAACGGCATCCCAATAGCCCCAACCTCCCTACTTTCCTACGTGGCAATACCATTCTTGAGCAACCCGACCGTGATAGTGGTAATGGTGCTCTCTGCAATAACGTGGTACATACTTTACGCCATATTAAACGTCGCAATCCCCTCTAGAACCTTGTTCTCCATGTCCTTCGATTGGCTAGCCCCATCCTTTTTCTCCAAGGTGAGCGAAAGGCTTAGGACCCCAGTATACTCCGTCCTCTTCGTGTTTTTGGCTGCGCTGTTCTTCGATTACTTGGAGATCTATCAAGGGTTCTCAGTGGGAGTCCTGTCGGACATCGTGATATACATCGTGTACCAGTACTTCATAGCTGCTATAGCTGCAGTAGTGCTGGGAAGGAAAAGGATGTACGGGGTTGACGAGAAACTGGGGAGGAAGTTAGTGATAGCGGGGTCCCTCTCTGCAGTCTGTTTAGCTCTTCCTGCGATCCTTCTGATTGGTTACGGCGTCTACTACGCTCCTTTCGGGTCTGAGATCTTCTCAGGCAACGAGGTTCTCAACTTGTCAATATTAGTAGGCCTGCCCATAGCAGCCCTCGCTATATTTGAGTCCGTCAAGAGGGTAAGGATGAAGCAGGGGATCGACATTTCCTTGACCTTCAAGGAGATCCCGCCGGAGTGA
- a CDS encoding amidohydrolase family protein, producing the protein MLLVKNVSVEGRLTSIYVNGEGIVECMGCDVKDGEVVDVKGRLASVPFVNAHSHLGYALTLDYSKLNETGTLLEAVGLVREEVIPKLSQSDVEERLSKIFKILFVNGVFKVRTHEPLLGDLVFKVLKSRDNPLVDVQVVAFPTPRFFYQDNEEKVRKALEEGAEVVGLIPHSERTAEEGYKSVKLAVDLAVEYNKLVDGHVDETDDPNSRFSEALASEALRRGIGQRVTISHMTASHSYDNWYFHKLLLLLKESGVSVVSNPVVSLHLQGRYDGYPKRRGIARIREMMRAGINVALGSDNVLDPIYPLGDFNMLRVLQEAYLVDHFTAVDLVKEGEELMKLITHNGYKAMSINPPKIMEGERAEFVVLQSRSLLDSIRVPLPPFLVVRGRNYAVNDVSLKLNGEEVGDEVLNLWR; encoded by the coding sequence TTGCTGTTGGTAAAGAACGTGAGCGTAGAGGGCAGGCTGACATCGATATACGTCAACGGCGAGGGGATTGTAGAGTGCATGGGATGTGATGTAAAGGATGGGGAGGTAGTAGACGTCAAGGGTAGGCTCGCCTCTGTGCCCTTCGTGAATGCCCACTCTCACCTGGGCTACGCTTTGACCTTGGACTACTCCAAGCTCAACGAGACAGGCACTCTCCTAGAGGCTGTGGGTCTAGTAAGGGAAGAGGTCATCCCTAAGCTCTCCCAGAGCGACGTTGAGGAGAGGCTCTCAAAGATCTTTAAGATCCTTTTCGTTAACGGAGTGTTCAAGGTCAGAACCCACGAGCCTTTGTTGGGAGACCTCGTCTTCAAGGTACTTAAATCCAGGGACAACCCCCTGGTGGACGTACAAGTAGTCGCGTTTCCTACTCCTAGATTCTTCTACCAAGACAACGAGGAAAAGGTGAGGAAAGCCCTTGAGGAGGGGGCAGAGGTAGTTGGCCTAATACCGCACAGCGAGAGAACCGCAGAGGAGGGCTATAAGTCGGTAAAGCTGGCGGTCGACTTGGCCGTGGAGTACAACAAGCTAGTGGACGGTCACGTAGACGAGACCGACGACCCCAACTCGAGGTTCTCGGAGGCTTTGGCAAGCGAGGCGTTGAGGAGGGGAATTGGGCAAAGGGTTACTATAAGTCACATGACCGCTTCCCACTCCTACGACAACTGGTACTTCCACAAGCTCCTCCTCCTGCTTAAGGAGAGCGGGGTCTCAGTTGTCTCAAACCCTGTAGTAAGCCTCCACCTCCAAGGTAGGTACGATGGTTACCCTAAAAGGAGGGGGATAGCGAGGATAAGGGAGATGATGAGGGCGGGAATAAACGTGGCGCTAGGGAGCGACAACGTTCTAGACCCCATTTACCCCCTAGGCGACTTTAACATGTTGAGGGTGCTCCAGGAGGCCTACCTCGTTGACCACTTCACCGCAGTTGACCTAGTTAAGGAGGGTGAGGAATTAATGAAATTAATCACTCACAATGGCTACAAGGCGATGTCCATCAACCCTCCCAAGATAATGGAAGGGGAGAGGGCGGAGTTCGTGGTACTACAGTCCAGGAGCCTGTTGGACTCCATAAGGGTGCCCCTACCCCCATTCTTGGTAGTAAGGGGAAGGAACTACGCGGTCAACGACGTCTCCCTTAAGCTCAACGGAGAGGAAGTGGGCGATGAGGTGCTCAATTTATGGCGGTAA
- a CDS encoding creatininase family protein → MKLLEITREEVKGKIGVMPIGSVEQHGPHLPMGTDSIVAEWLASQLESKYGDEVVLFPPLTYGCSWEHGRQPFVGISYVTMINFLTELMESARNAGLLSMILVNGHGGNESVLDVVRRQVNFRNRGFKVYLFSMVGRDRGLFQGVDMHAGSVETSRMLFLRRELVRLEKISEVKDLSVKEGVFQTITTEEANLHGVINLGGRIEVDASKGETSMMRALRELEELFLKVREKVNEVHKEQ, encoded by the coding sequence ATGAAGTTGCTTGAAATAACTAGGGAAGAGGTAAAGGGCAAGATAGGGGTAATGCCGATAGGTAGCGTCGAACAGCACGGCCCTCACTTGCCCATGGGCACCGACTCCATCGTGGCTGAATGGTTGGCGTCGCAGTTGGAGTCCAAGTACGGGGACGAAGTAGTTCTTTTCCCACCCCTCACCTACGGCTGTTCTTGGGAACACGGCAGACAACCTTTCGTAGGGATATCCTACGTCACCATGATCAACTTCCTCACCGAGTTGATGGAGTCCGCAAGGAACGCCGGGTTGCTGTCAATGATCTTAGTGAACGGTCACGGAGGTAACGAGAGCGTCCTCGACGTTGTGAGGAGACAGGTCAACTTCAGGAACAGGGGGTTCAAGGTCTACCTATTCTCCATGGTGGGGAGGGACAGGGGGCTCTTCCAGGGGGTCGACATGCACGCCGGTTCCGTGGAGACGTCTAGGATGTTGTTCCTTAGGAGGGAGCTAGTGAGGCTAGAGAAGATCTCCGAGGTGAAGGACTTGAGCGTGAAGGAAGGCGTATTCCAGACCATAACCACCGAAGAGGCTAACCTCCATGGGGTGATCAACCTTGGAGGGAGAATAGAGGTGGACGCCAGCAAGGGAGAAACGTCGATGATGAGGGCTTTAAGGGAACTTGAGGAACTGTTCTTGAAGGTGAGAGAGAAGGTCAATGAGGTTCACAAAGAGCAATGA